The genomic stretch TTTCGAATCTGGTTTGTCCTTCGCCCTGGCCCATATGGCCCGGGCGGGGCTCGGTGACCGCGCCTTGCTGCGGTTGTTCGATAGAGACATATCCCTCTTCCGCCAATTGCTGGAGCAGTCGGTCAAGGGCCTGCGCCACGGCTGAGTCTTGCGGATTTTCCAGCATATCCTCCAGGAGCTCATCCGAAATCATCCCCTTCTGCTCGAGCGCCTCAAGCAGCGCCTGACGCAGTTGCTCCATGGTTTTTTCGGAATCCATTTCATAGACGCCGTAAAACTGGTTGTAAAAGCCACTATCGAGGAAGAAGTCCTGAAGCATCTGCATCAGGTCCTCCGCACTCAAGCCTTCGAAGGGGTCCGGAATATGTTTTCCATATTTGATGTATTTCATGAACTTGCCCGCCGGGTCCGGCCGGCTAAAGTGCCAGTCACTCTTCCCTGTCAGTTCAAGGAACGGTGGCGGCGCCCAAGCCTTTCGTCTTGTTCGGCGACGGGTTCCGGGGCCCGGTGCTCCACGTGAAAGCCGAGTTCCTCGTTGCGGCTGATTTTCTTCAGCGCATACAGTCCCTCAAGAATGAACTCAGCCGCCGAAACGAGCAAGGCTGGATCGTCCTTGCTCTTCACGCCGAGCTTTTGCGTCGTTTCCAGAAGCCCCTGTATCCTCTTGAATTGCGCATACAGGTCAGCGGTGGAGGCGCTTTCCTCATATTTCAGTGTTCCACCCAGTTCAAACCATTGGACCAGAGAGTGTAGCGGTATGTCGTCAAAGTACTTCTTGAAAACACGAGCGTTGGCCTGCCGGATGACGTCGCGAGCAACATTTTCCGCGCCTCTCAGTTCGCCCTCATATTCGAGCTCGAATTTTCCGGTCAATGAAGTCAGACCGGCATAGATATCAGCAGGGCGGGGCACAGCGATTTTCTCGCCTCGGGTCAGCGCGCGACGCTCGGCATTGGAGATGACGTTCTCGAGGCAGGTAATGGGCATGCGCTGGCTGACGCCGCTGCGCTTGTCGATCTTCTTCTCCTCACGGGCCTCGAAAGCGATGGTCTCAATCAACTCGCGAATAAAATTCGGCACAATCAAACGGAGCGCTCCATCACGTTCGCTCCAGGCCTCCTGTGCCGTAATGGCGATTCCGTGCTCGAGGGTCGTCGGATAGTGAGTTCGAATTTCCGAACCGATCCGGTCTTTTAGCGGTGTAATGATTTTGCCGCGGGCCGTGTAATCTTCGGGATTGGCTGTAAAGA from Terriglobia bacterium encodes the following:
- a CDS encoding magnesium chelatase — encoded protein: MQKVRTLGELKRSGYRSQSVKNEMRANLIRMLRAGQAIFPGIVGFEDTVIPQISNAILSRHNFILLGLRGQAKSRILRSLASLLDDEVPFIAGCEINDDPLNPICRACHELAAKAGDAVPIDYLPRDQRYVEKLATPDVTIADIIGDLDPIKAARGGHALSSELTIHYGLLPRANRGIFAINELPDLAGKIQVGLFNIMQEGDVQIKGYPVRLPLDVVLVFTANPEDYTARGKIITPLKDRIGSEIRTHYPTTLEHGIAITAQEAWSERDGALRLIVPNFIRELIETIAFEAREEKKIDKRSGVSQRMPITCLENVISNAERRALTRGEKIAVPRPADIYAGLTSLTGKFELEYEGELRGAENVARDVIRQANARVFKKYFDDIPLHSLVQWFELGGTLKYEESASTADLYAQFKRIQGLLETTQKLGVKSKDDPALLVSAAEFILEGLYALKKISRNEELGFHVEHRAPEPVAEQDERLGRRHRSLN